The following coding sequences lie in one Arachis ipaensis cultivar K30076 chromosome B05, Araip1.1, whole genome shotgun sequence genomic window:
- the LOC110271702 gene encoding ankyrin repeat domain-containing protein, chloroplastic produces the protein MFHYMALLNPPHPPSIFSSFPFFTPSSPQFLKFPRIWKNPHSLPTSFQSFNEEDEHVIGDCLVYEEGIFDDPISQNQTNSHADNSLTLTPTRTKPSSKKQVAEIATENLVPDKWREVQAELNITKKERRKIAQEMEFNSKVMKKRQGLVPLRDMNLDEYKAYKEAKLAQLKPLVLDNPSGFPVKEEGSIRKGGDLNYGYDSGGGGSWRVEPKNPKWAVYGRGLDNVTEFFNSEDYDPASADTKNNEGRRRLFTKEEKALLNKRVPDLEAATSDKWLPLHTLAACGEFYLLDSLIKHNVDINAVDKDGLTALHKAIIGKKQAITNYLLRNSANPFVLDRDGATLLHYAVQTASSQTIKILLLYNVDLNLQDNDGWTPLHLAIQAQRTDLVRLLLIKGADKTIKNKDGLTPLDLCLYFGQSPRTYELIKLLKLPQRRTRLVSR, from the exons ATGTTCCACTACATGGCTCTGCTGAATCCTCCTCATCCTCCCTCTATCTTCTCTTCATTCCCATTCTTCACTCCTTCTTCACCGCAGTTTCTCAAATTCCCCAGAATCTGGAAGAACCCGCACTCTCTCCCCACATCCTTCCAGTCCTTCAACGAAGAAGACGAACACGTTATCGGCGACTGTCTCGTCTACGAGGAAGGAATTTTCGATGACCCCATTTCGCAAAACCAGACCAATTCCCACGCTGATAATTCTCTCACTCTCACCCCAACCAGAACCAAACCAAGTTCCAAGAAGCAGGTTGCTGAAATTGCCACTGAAAACTTGGTTCCCGACAAATGGAGGGAGGTTCAGGCGGAGCTCAACATAACCAAGAAGGAGAGGCGCAAGATTGCTCAGGAGATGGAGTTCAACAGCAAGGTTATGAAGAAGAGACAAGGCTTGGTTCCATTGAGGGACATGAACCTTGACGAGTATAAGGCTTATAAGGAGGCCAAGTTGGCACAACTGAAACCCCTTGTTCTCGATAACCCTTCTGGTTTTCCAGTGAAAGAGGAAGGTTCCATCAGAAAAGGAGGTGACTTGAATTATGGGTAtgatagtggtggtggtggtagttggCGTGTAGAGCCTAAGAATCCTAAGTGGGCTGTTTATGGGAGGGGTTTGGACAATGTCACTGAGTTTTTCAATAGTGAGGACTATGACCCTGCCAGTGCTGATACTAAGAACAACGAAG GTCGCCGGAGGTTGTTCACTAAGGAGGAGAAGGCTTTATTGAATAAGCGAGTACCAGATTTGGAAGCTGCTACTTCA GATAAATGGCTTCCGCTGCACACTCTTGCTGCATGTGGAGAATTCTACCTTTTAGATTCTTTGATCAAGCATAATGTAGATATTAATGCTGTTGATAAG GATGGTTTGACAGCTCTTCACAAAGCGATCATTGGAAAAAAGCAAGCGATTACTAACTATCTCTTGAGAAATTCAGCTAATCCTTTCGTATTGGATAGA GATGGGGCCACCTTGTTGCACTATGCAGTACAAACAGCTTCTAGCCAGACAATTAAAATTCTCTTATTGTACAATGTGGATTTAAATCTTCAGGACAAT GATGGCTGGACACCATTACATCTTGCCATTCAAGCTCAGAGAACAGATTTAGTTAGGCTTCTACTCATTAAAGGTGCTGATAAGACAATAAAGAACAAG GATGGTTTAACACCACTTGATCTTTGCCTTTACTTTGGTCAAAGTCCCAGAACATATGAGCTAATCAAGTTGTTGAAGTTGCCGCAAAGGCGCACAAGACTTGTGTCCAGGTAG
- the LOC107642537 gene encoding serine/arginine-rich splicing factor SR45a, protein MADSPVRRNSRSPSPWRAQSRSRSRSRSRPRSRSRSRSIPRQRPRSRSRSRGRSRSRSHERVGETQNPGNTLYVTGLSSRVTERDLEEHFSKEGKVASCFLVVEPRTRISRGFAFITMDSVEDANRCIKYLNQSVLEGRYITVERSRRKRPRTPTPGHYLGLKSTRDYGHRGGDRGGDRGRYRGGPGRDDYQYRRSPRRSPYRGGRDYSPRRSPYGGGGRSRRERSRSPPYSPYGSPDRRYARGSR, encoded by the exons ATG GCGGATTCTCCTGTGAGAAG GAACTCAAGGTCCCCTTCCCCGTGGAGAGCTCAATCAAGATCCAGGTCAAGGTCCAGGTCTAGGCCTAGGTCTAGGTCTAGATCACGATCTATCCCAAGACAAAGGCCAAGGTCCCGTTCAAGAAGCCGCGGCAG ATCAAGATCAAGAAGTCATGAGAG GGTGGGAGAGACTCAAAATCCAGGGAATACACTTTATGTGACAGGTCTATCGTCAAGGGTGACTGAGAGAGACTTAGAGGAGCACTTCTCTAAAGAAGGAAAA GTTGCATCATGTTTTCTTGTGGTGGAGCCTCGAACACGGATTTCTCGTGGTTTTGCTTTTATCACAATGGATTCTGTTGAGGATGCTAACCGGTGTATCAAATATCTAAATCAATCAGTTTTAGAGGGTCGCTACATCACAGTTGAGAGG TCGCGAAGAAAGCGGCCAAGAACTCCCACACCTGGACACTATCTTGGGTTGAAAAGTACAAGAGACTATG GGCACCGTGGTGGTGACCGTGGTGGTGATCGTGGAAGGTATCGAGGTGGACCTGGACGTGATGATTATCAATATCGACGGTCCCCTAGGCGATCACCATATCGAGGTGGCAGGGACTATTCTCCAAGGCGCTCTCCCTATGGTGGGGGTGGAAGATCTAGGAGGGAAAGGTCTAGGTCACCCCCTTACTCTCCATACGGCAGCCCAGATAGGAGATATGCTCGGGGATCTAGGTGA
- the LOC107642538 gene encoding phospholipase D delta isoform X1, with protein sequence MAETGNGNGFMYLHGDLDLKIIEARHLPNMDIVSERFRRCVTACDTINFHSSEPADTATADGTDNPPATARRHRGKIITSDPYVTVSVPQATVARTRVIRNAQNPRWDERFSIPLAHPLVDLEFRVKDDDVFGAETMGTVKIPATTIATGEAISGWFPILSSSGKPPKPNAALRIEMQFTAVQDNPLYRSGIAADPEHRGVRHTYFPVRKGSSVRLYQDAHCPEGLLPEIELEGGKVYKHEKCWEDICYAISEAHHMVYVVGWSVYHKIKLVREPTKPLPRGGDLTLGELLKYKSQEGVRVLLMVWDDKTSHDKFFFKSSGVMQTHDEETKKFFKHSSVMCVLAPRYGSSKLSFLKQQVVGTVFTHHQKCVIVDTQAPGNDRKITVFMGGLDLCDGRYDTPQHRLFKDLNTVFDGDFHNPTFPAGTKTPRQPWHDLHCRIDGPAAYDILINFEQRWRKSTKWREFALMFKKASQWHDDALIRIERISWIASPAIPHSKERHTIVPDDDPRVWVSHEADPETWHVQIFRSIDSGSLKGFPKRVDVALSQNLICAKNLVIDKSIQTGYIQAIRSAQHFIYIENQYFIGSSYAWLDYKDAGADNLIPMELALKIASKIRANERFAVYIVLPMWPEGDPKTGAMQEILFWQSQTMHMMYQLVARELKSMQLDDVRLQDYLNFYCLGNREAFNEEPASANNGPVSGAYEHRRFMIYVHAKGMIVDDEYVIVGSANINQRSMAGTKDTEIAMGAYQPHYTWFGKKRHPYGQIYGYRMSLWAEHLGMSGEIFREPESLECVRKVNAIADENWKRFVSEEFSELQGHLLRYPLHVDQDGTVSSLADCETFPDAGGKIIGTHSPTIPDILTT encoded by the exons ATGGCGGAAACCGGTAACGGCAATGGCTTCATGTACCTCCACGGCGACCTCGACCTCAAAATCATTGAGGCTCGACACTTACCTAACATGGACATCGTCTCCGAGCGGTTCCGCCGCTGCGTCACCGCCTGCGACAC CATCAACTTCCACTCCTCAGAACCCGCCGATACCGCCACCGCTGACGGCACCGACAACCCTCCTGCCACCGCCCGCCGCCACCGCGGTAAAATCATCACCAGCGACCCCTATGTCACTGTCTCTGTCCCCCAGGCCACCGTGGCCCGCACGCGCGTGATTCGCAACGCTCAGAACCCGCGTTGGGACGAACGCTTCAGCATCCCGCTTGCTCATCCTCTCGTCGACCTCGAGTTCCGCGTCAAGGACGACGACGTCTTCGGTGCCGAAACTATGGGCACCGTCAAGATTCCGGCAACAACTATCGCCACCGGCGAAGCCATTTCCGGCTGGTTCCCTATACTCAGTTCCTCCGGCAAGCCACCAAAGCCGAACGCCGCGCTCCGCATCGAGATGCAGTTCACGGCGGTTCAGGACAACCCGCTTTACCGGAGCGGCATCGCCGCCGATCCAGAGCACCGTGGTGTGCGGCACACGTACTTTCCCGTGAGGAAAGGGAGCTCGGTGAGGCTGTACCAGGACGCACATTGCCCCGAGGGTTTGTTGCCGGAGATTGAATTAGAAGGAGGGAAGGTTTATAAGCACGAGAAGTGCTGGGAAGATATATGCTACGCTATTTCCGAGGCTCATCACATGGTTTATGTAGTTGGCTGGTCGGTTTACCATAAGATTAAGCTCGTTAGAGAACCGACGAAGCCTTTGCCTCGTGGCGGAGACTTGACCCTTGGCGAGTTGCTCAAGTACAAGTCTCAAGAAGGGGTTAGGGTTCTCTTGATGGTTTGGGATGACAAGACTTCACATGATAAGTTCTTCTTTAAGTCG TCTGGAGTGATGCAAACTCATGATGAGGAAACCAAGAAGTTTTTTAAACATTCCTCTGTTATGTGTGTTCTGGCACCTCGCTATGGTAGCAGCAAGCTGAGCTTCTTGAAGCAGCAG GTTGTTGGAACTGTCTTCACACACCACCAAAAGTGTGTTATTGTGGACACACAGGCTCCTGGTAATGATCGAAAGATAACTGTTTTTATGGGAGGTCTTGATCTGTGTGATGGTCGTTATGACACACCTCAGCATCGACTTTTCAAGGATCTTAATACTGTATTTGATGGTGATTTCCACAATCCTACATTTCCT GCTGGAACAAAGACTCCAAGGCAACCATGGCATGATTTACACTGCAGAATAGATGGGCCTGCTGCGTATGACATTCTTATTAATTTTGAGCAGCGATGGAGAAAATCTACTAAGTGGAGGGAGTTTGCTTTAATGTTCAAAAAAGCTTCTCAGTGGCATGATGATGCTTTAATACGAATAGAACGGATCTCCTGGATAGCAAGTCCTGCCATTCCTCATTCAAAAGAAAGGCATACAATTGTTCCAGATGACGACCCAAGAGTATGGGTTTCTCATGAAGCTGATCCTGAAACCTGGCATGTTCAG ATCTTCCGCTCCATTGACTCTGGATCCCTGAAAGGATTTCCAAAGCGTGTTGATGTTGCTTTATCGCAG AATCTTATCTGTGCTAAAAATTTGGTCATAGACAAAAGCATTCAAACAGGATACATTCAAGCAATCAGATCTGCTCAACATTTCATTTATATTGAAAATCAATACTTCATTGGTTCATCATATGCATGGCTAGATTATAAAGACGCAG GGGCTGACAATCTTATCCCCATGGAACTGGCGCTGAAAATTGCTAGTAAAATCAGAGCAAACGAGAGATTTGCTGTTTATATTGTTTTACCAATGTGGCCAGAAGGTGATCCCAAAACTGGAGCTATGCAAGAAATCCTCTTTTGGCAG AGCCAGACAATGCATATGATGTATCAACTTGTTGCTAGAGAATTGAAATCAATGCAGCTTGATGATGTACGCCTGCAAGACTATCTCAACTTTTATTGCCTTGGAAATCGGGAAGCATTCAACGAAGAACCTGCAAGTGCAAATAATGGTCCC GTCTCAGGAGCATATGAGCATCGTCGATTTATGATTTATGTGCATGCTAAGGGGATGATTGTTGATGATGAGTATGTCATAGTGGGGTCTGCTAATATAAACCAAAGATCTATGGCTGGCACTAAGGATACTGAGATAGCTATGGGTGCATATCAACCCCATTATACCTGGTTTGGGAAGAAAAGACATCCATATGGTCAG ATTTATGGTTACAGAATGTCGCTGTGGGCAGAGCATCTTGGCATGTCAGGAGAAATTTTCAGGGAACCAGAGAGTTTGGAGTGTGTGCGTAAAGTGAATGCAATTGCAGATGAAAACTGGAAAAGATTTGTTTCTGAAGAGTTTTCAGAGCTGCAAGGACATCTCCTGAGGTACCCTTTACATGTAGATCAGGATGGGACGGTTAGTTCTCTCGCTGATTGTGAGACTTTCCCAGATGCCGGTGGTAAGATAATTGGGACTCACTCTCCAACAATTCCAGATATCCTAACAACATAA
- the LOC107642538 gene encoding phospholipase D delta isoform X2, translated as MAETGNGNGFMYLHGDLDLKIIEARHLPNMDIVSERFRRCVTACDTINFHSSEPADTATADGTDNPPATARRHRGKIITSDPYVTVSVPQATVARTRVIRNAQNPRWDERFSIPLAHPLVDLEFRVKDDDVFGAETMGTVKIPATTIATGEAISGWFPILSSSGKPPKPNAALRIEMQFTAVQDNPLYRSGIAADPEHRGVRHTYFPVRKGSSVRLYQDAHCPEGLLPEIELEGGKVYKHEKCWEDICYAISEAHHMVYVVGWSVYHKIKLVREPTKPLPRGGDLTLGELLKYKSQEGVRVLLMVWDDKTSHDKFFFKSSGVMQTHDEETKKFFKHSSVMCVLAPRYGSSKLSFLKQQVVGTVFTHHQKCVIVDTQAPGNDRKITVFMGGLDLCDGRYDTPQHRLFKDLNTVFDGDFHNPTFPAGTKTPRQPWHDLHCRIDGPAAYDILINFEQRWRKSTKWREFALMFKKASQWHDDALIRIERISWIASPAIPHSKERHTIVPDDDPRVWVSHEADPETWHVQIFRSIDSGSLKGFPKRVDVALSQNLICAKNLVIDKSIQTGYIQAIRSAQHFIYIENQYFIGSSYAWLDYKDAGADNLIPMELALKIASKIRANERFAVYIVLPMWPEGDPKTGAMQEILFWQSQTMHMMYQLVARELKSMQLDDVRLQDYLNFYCLGNREAFNEEPASANNGPVSGAYEHRRFMIYVHAKGMIVDDEYVIVGSANINQRSMAGTKDTEIAMGAYQPHYTWFGKKRHPYGQIYGYRMSLWAEHLGMSGEIFREPESLECVRKVNAIADENWKRFVSEEFSELQGHLLRYPLHVDQDGTVSSLADCETFPDAGGKIIGTHSPTIPDILTT; from the exons ATGGCGGAAACCGGTAACGGCAATGGCTTCATGTACCTCCACGGCGACCTCGACCTCAAAATCATTGAGGCTCGACACTTACCTAACATGGACATCGTCTCCGAGCGGTTCCGCCGCTGCGTCACCGCCTGCGACACCATCAACTTCCACTCCTCAGAACCCGCCGATACCGCCACCGCTGACGGCACCGACAACCCTCCTGCCACCGCCCGCCGCCACCGCGGTAAAATCATCACCAGCGACCCCTATGTCACTGTCTCTGTCCCCCAGGCCACCGTGGCCCGCACGCGCGTGATTCGCAACGCTCAGAACCCGCGTTGGGACGAACGCTTCAGCATCCCGCTTGCTCATCCTCTCGTCGACCTCGAGTTCCGCGTCAAGGACGACGACGTCTTCGGTGCCGAAACTATGGGCACCGTCAAGATTCCGGCAACAACTATCGCCACCGGCGAAGCCATTTCCGGCTGGTTCCCTATACTCAGTTCCTCCGGCAAGCCACCAAAGCCGAACGCCGCGCTCCGCATCGAGATGCAGTTCACGGCGGTTCAGGACAACCCGCTTTACCGGAGCGGCATCGCCGCCGATCCAGAGCACCGTGGTGTGCGGCACACGTACTTTCCCGTGAGGAAAGGGAGCTCGGTGAGGCTGTACCAGGACGCACATTGCCCCGAGGGTTTGTTGCCGGAGATTGAATTAGAAGGAGGGAAGGTTTATAAGCACGAGAAGTGCTGGGAAGATATATGCTACGCTATTTCCGAGGCTCATCACATGGTTTATGTAGTTGGCTGGTCGGTTTACCATAAGATTAAGCTCGTTAGAGAACCGACGAAGCCTTTGCCTCGTGGCGGAGACTTGACCCTTGGCGAGTTGCTCAAGTACAAGTCTCAAGAAGGGGTTAGGGTTCTCTTGATGGTTTGGGATGACAAGACTTCACATGATAAGTTCTTCTTTAAGTCG TCTGGAGTGATGCAAACTCATGATGAGGAAACCAAGAAGTTTTTTAAACATTCCTCTGTTATGTGTGTTCTGGCACCTCGCTATGGTAGCAGCAAGCTGAGCTTCTTGAAGCAGCAG GTTGTTGGAACTGTCTTCACACACCACCAAAAGTGTGTTATTGTGGACACACAGGCTCCTGGTAATGATCGAAAGATAACTGTTTTTATGGGAGGTCTTGATCTGTGTGATGGTCGTTATGACACACCTCAGCATCGACTTTTCAAGGATCTTAATACTGTATTTGATGGTGATTTCCACAATCCTACATTTCCT GCTGGAACAAAGACTCCAAGGCAACCATGGCATGATTTACACTGCAGAATAGATGGGCCTGCTGCGTATGACATTCTTATTAATTTTGAGCAGCGATGGAGAAAATCTACTAAGTGGAGGGAGTTTGCTTTAATGTTCAAAAAAGCTTCTCAGTGGCATGATGATGCTTTAATACGAATAGAACGGATCTCCTGGATAGCAAGTCCTGCCATTCCTCATTCAAAAGAAAGGCATACAATTGTTCCAGATGACGACCCAAGAGTATGGGTTTCTCATGAAGCTGATCCTGAAACCTGGCATGTTCAG ATCTTCCGCTCCATTGACTCTGGATCCCTGAAAGGATTTCCAAAGCGTGTTGATGTTGCTTTATCGCAG AATCTTATCTGTGCTAAAAATTTGGTCATAGACAAAAGCATTCAAACAGGATACATTCAAGCAATCAGATCTGCTCAACATTTCATTTATATTGAAAATCAATACTTCATTGGTTCATCATATGCATGGCTAGATTATAAAGACGCAG GGGCTGACAATCTTATCCCCATGGAACTGGCGCTGAAAATTGCTAGTAAAATCAGAGCAAACGAGAGATTTGCTGTTTATATTGTTTTACCAATGTGGCCAGAAGGTGATCCCAAAACTGGAGCTATGCAAGAAATCCTCTTTTGGCAG AGCCAGACAATGCATATGATGTATCAACTTGTTGCTAGAGAATTGAAATCAATGCAGCTTGATGATGTACGCCTGCAAGACTATCTCAACTTTTATTGCCTTGGAAATCGGGAAGCATTCAACGAAGAACCTGCAAGTGCAAATAATGGTCCC GTCTCAGGAGCATATGAGCATCGTCGATTTATGATTTATGTGCATGCTAAGGGGATGATTGTTGATGATGAGTATGTCATAGTGGGGTCTGCTAATATAAACCAAAGATCTATGGCTGGCACTAAGGATACTGAGATAGCTATGGGTGCATATCAACCCCATTATACCTGGTTTGGGAAGAAAAGACATCCATATGGTCAG ATTTATGGTTACAGAATGTCGCTGTGGGCAGAGCATCTTGGCATGTCAGGAGAAATTTTCAGGGAACCAGAGAGTTTGGAGTGTGTGCGTAAAGTGAATGCAATTGCAGATGAAAACTGGAAAAGATTTGTTTCTGAAGAGTTTTCAGAGCTGCAAGGACATCTCCTGAGGTACCCTTTACATGTAGATCAGGATGGGACGGTTAGTTCTCTCGCTGATTGTGAGACTTTCCCAGATGCCGGTGGTAAGATAATTGGGACTCACTCTCCAACAATTCCAGATATCCTAACAACATAA
- the LOC107639980 gene encoding uncharacterized protein LOC107639980, with the protein MGQGKGIILKYSTNISSFVAAKSSLWVIDTGATDHVTFDLNDFESYIQTSPIIVRMPDGSQTVSSTIGTIRFSNQLYITNVLFIPNFDFKLISVSKITNGLKCQMLINDQICEIQDQATLKRIGVAKCADELYTMDSQAVVGINKHVNHFIHDSSTSPHIYADAVTLDSNYVTTHTANHVTALWHSRLGHVSRYPISQYISYDALSPKHKSFSLAVATTVVPSNYEEAIVHPCWREAIHSELEALKQN; encoded by the exons atgggtcaaggtaaaggtatcATTTTAAAATACAGCACAAATATTTCATCCTTTGTTGCTGCAAAATCTTCTCTTTGGGTCATAGATACTGGGGCAACTGATCACGTGACATTTGATTTAAATGATTTTGAGTCATATATTCAAACCAGCCCCATAATTGTTAGAATGCCTGATGGGAGCCAAACGGTTAGTAGCACCATTGGTACCATTAGGTTCTCTAATCAATTATACATCACAAATGTACTTTTTATTCCAAATTTTGACTTCAAACTGATTTCTGTATCTAAAATAACTAATGGATTGAAGTGCCAAATGCTTATAAATGATCAAATTTGTGAGATCCAAGACCAAGCTACTTTGAAGAGGATTGGAGTAGCTAAATGTGCAGATGAACTCTATACTATGGATAGTCAAGCTGTTGTTGGCATTAACAAGCATGTAAATCACTTCATTCATGATTCAAGCACTTCACCACACATTTATGCAGATGCTGTCACTTTGGACAGCAACTATGTGACTACACACACAGCAAATCATGTAACTGCACTCTGGCATTCACGCTTAGGACATGTTTCACG GTACCCGATATCACAATATATATCTTATGATGCACTTAGTCCCAAACACAAGTCTTTTTCTTTGGCTGTTGCTACAACTGTTGTGCCTAGCAATTATGAGGAAGCAATTGTTCATCCTTGCTGGAGAGAAGCCATTCATAGTGAACTGGAGGCTTTGAAGCAAAATTAA
- the LOC107639981 gene encoding uncharacterized protein LOC107639981 codes for MTTLRIVLALAAAKQWHIKQLEVNTAFLHGDLNEEVYMKLPPGLDHLAVRSDSVCKLQKSLYGLRQASRKWNLKLTETLTTAGFTKSESDHSLYTKITSQGVTIIMVYVDDLVLTGDDLDEIERIKKLLDLRFKIKDLGDLKYFLGMEVARSSKGIHICQRKYALDILKDFGYLDCKPVSTPMDYTCASKLSRDSGTSLADRTPYRQLVGRLLYLTNTRPDIAYAMGQLSQFIDCPTDEHMRAAFRVLKYLKGCPSVGVFFSADNDLKLTGFADADWATCADTRKSITGHCFYLGSSLISWKSKKQSTVARSSSEAEYRALALATCQTQWLSFIMHDLGLPLTEPITLVCDNRSAIHIATNSIFHERTKHIEVDCHTARNQHLSGLTHLMPVSSSNQLADFVTKALAPGPFAINLSKLGLLNIYSPILREGVS; via the coding sequence ATGACAACCTTGAGAATTGTATTGGCCTTAGCTGCGGCCAAGCAGTGGCACATCAAGCAGTTAGAAGTTAACACCGCTTTCCTTCACGGCGATTTGAATGAGGAAGTATACATGAAACTTCCTCCTGGGCTCGATCATCTGGCTGTACGATCAGATTCAGTTTGTAAACTTCAAAAATCTCTTTATGGCTTGAGACAAGCAAGTCGAAAATGGAACTTAAAGTTGACTGAAACTCTCACCACTGCGGGCTTCACCAAATCTGAATCAGATCACTCTTTATATACGAAAATCACTTCTCAGGGGGTTACTATCATTATGGTTTATGTTGATGACCTGGTTTTGACTGGTGACGACTTGGATGAAATTGAGAGAATCAAAAAGTTACTTGATCTACGGTTTAAAATTAAAGATTTGGGTGATTTAAAGTATTTCTTAGGAATGGAAGTGGCCAGATCTTCCAAAGGAATTCACATCTGTCAGAGAAAATATGCGCTTGACATCCTCAAAGATTTTGGGTACTTAGATTGCAAACCTGTTAGCACGCCTATGGATtacacttgtgcttccaaattgtCACGAGATAGTGGCACTTCTCTAGCTGATCGCACTCCTTACCGGCAGCTCGTTGGAAGACTATTATACCTAACCAATACACGGCCAGACATTGCCTATGCTATGGGGCAACTTAGTCAGTTCATTGATTGCCCAACTGATGAGCACATGCGGGCAGCTTTTCGTGTGTTAAAATACTTAAAAGGATGCCCATCCGTTGGTGTTTTCTTTTCAGCAGACAACGACCTCAAGCTCACTGGTTTTGCCGATGCCGATTGGGCAACATGTGCAGATACTCGAAAGTCTATCACTGGCCACTGCTTCTATCTTGGGAGTTCCTTAATTAGTTGGAAGAGTAAGAAACAAAGCACCGTCGCTAGATCCTCATCCGAGGCAGAATATCGAGCCTTGGCATTGGCTACTTGCCAAACTCAATGGCTGTCTTTCATCATGCATGACCTTGGATTGCCCCTAACGGAGCCCATTACTCTCGTTTGTGACAATAGATCCGCCATTCACATTGCCACTAATTCTATTTTTCATGAACGCACAAAGCATATCGAGGTGGATTGCCACACCGCTCGGAATCAGCACCTTTCTGGCCTCACTCACTTGATGCCAGTCTCCTCGTCCAATCAGCTTGCAGATTTTGTGACAAAAGCTTTGGCACCAGGTCCTTTTGCGATTAACCTTTCCAAACTAGGACTTCTAAACATTTACAGTCCTATTTTGCGGGAGGGTGTAAGTTGA